The genomic stretch TGAATCCCAAATCAATTCTttaagctccaagcctctagctcccaaaatcccagctgaattttcCTTAGTCTTTGAGTAATTCTCCAAGGTTTTCCCCTAGCTTCCCAAGGagagaagaaaaaagagagaTAGAGAAGAGGACAGGGTCGGTTTAGAGCTTTCTGTGGGTTTCccatatttgttttatttaacttaagtctatgaggttacctcaaggcttgaggtaccaaaaacgtccccgagggaaaaatggtaaatttccccaatattccctcctacgcattctaacctcaaatatatctccaaatatttatttccataacccgataaccccataaaatgtctaatacccaaaataccccttgactcaccccaacTCGGATTTTcgactccgttgtgactttctagctaactgctccctagaactgtctcggatcatgcaacacagatatataaaaaatacatcacaattatcatatttataccctcaacgggctaaaattacaatcatgctcctAATAactagacggggcccacatgcatatttaattcacctaaacatgcatcactaatcacatattcacacaaattcacatattatatcaatgattcacttattgccctccaggcccgctaatcaaggccctaagccttattagcaaatttgggacgttacaactatcccctccttacagaaatttcatcctcaaaattacctgaatatctcgggataccgctctcgcatctctgattccagttcccaagttgcctcctcaaccttactgttcctccatagcactttcaccaaggcgatggtcttgctccgcaagactttgtccttccaatCGAGAATCCGAATTgttttctcctcataagacaaatcctgatctagctccaaattctcataactcagaacatgtgtcgaatcagacacatacttccggagcatggacacgtgaaacacgccatgaacccctgataaggctggaggcatcgccaatctgttccagaatctcgaaggggccaacaaatctagggcttagcttgccctgaacaccaaatcgtctcactcccctcaaaggaaaatccctaaggaacacatggtcaccaatctgaaactccacgctcctgcgtttcagatctaagtaactcttctggcgactctaggaggcgagcattcgagttctaatcttctcaaccatctcattggtcctctgaaccatttcaggaCATAAATACCTCccctcacctatctcatcccaatggataggtgatatgcacttcttcccatataacatctcatacggagccacattgatagtcacctgataactgttgttgtacgagaactcaatcaaaggaagatacttactccaagatcccccaaaatccagcacacaagctcgtagcatgtcttctaatatctgaatcgtcctctcagtctgaccatccgtctgaggatgataagcggtactaaactgtaaccatagccttctgcagactcgcccaaaacttggaggtgaaggtggggtccttgtcggatactatcgacctcggagccctaTGCAGTGagacaatctccttcacatatagctcaacatactactccacagtataagtcatcctgactggtaaaaattgggcggacttggtgtacctatccatgatcacccacaccaaatcatgttgtcccatagtctttggcaatccaaccacaaagtccatggcgacatcttcccacttccactccggaatccctagaggctgtagtAACCCTGATGgactctgatgctcagccttgacttgctgacaaattaggcacttggccatataatccaccacatccctcttcatgctcgaccaccaatacaaagctctcaaatcctggtacatctttgtcgtacccgaatgtaaggaatagggagtggtatgcatttcatctaaaatctctcgccgaatatctgaatccatcggaacatagatctggcccttatacttcagtaaccccatctccgagatagagaagtccttagccgctctgactaagacattctccctgtggcctctcaactgggaatccttcccctgtgcctccttaatcctttcaaggagcatagactgaagagtgatgttggttaaccgaccaaccaccaaccctatccctgctctggtcatctcctccgcTAACTTACTGGATATCTGCCTTGAATCGTACAACTACCctaggcccttccgactcaatgcatcagccactacattagccttccctggatggtataggatatcacaatcataatccttaatgaactatatttagatccttctgagtaaagaagtacttcaaactcttatggttgttcactacaccaaatacccctttccataacatataaatataatagtattgaaaaagtattatcatacataaaataataaaacaattggtGGGAAAAAAATTGGCGGTACAAAATTTTGGATCCCGCGTCTTAGTAAAGTCTTctactttttaattttttatttccaaaccTCTAAACACTTCTGACCATCCCTCAAGCACCTCTTCAAAACCTCATCTTCCTCCGCCACCGCCTTTAGAGAAAGACGctcttcctcttctttttcttcttctccgcTGCTTATTCACTCTTGTTCTTCCGCCGCCACCGCTACTAATCCCAACATCCATAATCGCCGCTCATCCTCCTCTGCttcttctactacttctagtcCGGAGTCAGTTCGAGCTATTCGCTTGCAGAATGTCTGTTCTTTATCATTCTTCTTTGAATTGGTTTCTCCAAAGTTTTGATTGAGGTATTTctatgataattgattattatatatatatgtatttttttttgtttgagaaAATTGTGAAGATGATTAACTCCCAACTCTACGTTTTGAAATTAGACGTTGATTACGTATCCTTGTTTGAGGCAATTAAGTAATGCCCATAAACTGTTCGACGAAATGTATGTTAGAGGGACATTGTTATTTCAATACTGCTCAATAAACATAGGTCTGTGTGGATGTGTTTTGTGTAGATAGAAGAATTGAGAAGCAAAGGGCTGGAACCGTATGCATATAAGTGGGACAGGACTCACTCTGCTAATCAGCTGGAAGAGACctataaaaatttagaaaatggCGAAGAAATGAATGGTGAGCAAGACAATGTATCAATAGCCGGAAGAATTGTGGCTCGTCGAGCATTTGGAAAACTTGCATTTCTCACTCTAAGAGATGATTTTGGGACAATTCAGGTATCCCCACCTCAGCTTTCTGTCCTTACAATAATCTTGCCATCTCCTTGTTAGATGGATACttataataaagaaaaaatataataataagatGTGATTAGGTGGTTTAGTTCTTAAAAGCATGTGTtagttaccttttttttttttttaaaatggggtGTTTTCCAATGTTTGTAAATTTTGGCGGGTAGGGATGGTTTCTTTAGAAACTTTCTATAAATATTTGCTCACATTTAGTATGGAAGAATCCTCACTCAAGTTGTTCAATGTTTGAAACAACTTTATTGTGAAAAGGAAAGATTTTTAAGTGATCAGTTTGACGAGCTTAAGAATCTTGTTGATATTGGTGACATACTTGGTGCAAGTGGCTCAATTAAGAGAACTGAGAAAGGCAAGTACTAAAAAAATTTATCTTTTGCACCTATTTGTGATTAGGTGCTGATTGTTGAATTTATTGCTACTTCTGGGTGAAGCTATTCTTACCCTATTTGTATTGGAAGCTATTTAGATTAACCAATGCCATTTATAAAAAATGCCATTGGCTTTGACTGGCTTCTTACTTTTTTTGTGATTCCCCTTTGAGGTGAGAAACTAATTGAacttatttctttatttctttagggGAGCTTTCTGTCTACGTGAACTCTTTTGCAATTCTTACAAAATCTCTACTGCCCTTGCCAGACAAATATCATGGTCTAACTCATGTGGATAAGCATTACCGGCAATGGTAAGTTgagttttttgtttctttttcacAGTTTGAGTGAGAGTGTCTCTTATgggaaataaaaaattgttttctACTGGATGATGATAGCCCACAATTCGTTGCAGTGGTTCTTGCAAAAGACTTGTCTAAATggctttttaaataaaatatatattttttggggtATACTTGGTTATAACTgaactttacttttcttttaaaGGTACATTGATATGATTTCCAATCCTGAAGTAGCTGATGTATTTCAGAAGAGAGCAAAGGTAAGTTAGGCTGAGGAGTAATTAAAGACCTTTTAGTTATTTAAAGtatatgttctttccagaaatagtatttttattaacttGAGGACCTTAGAACTATCTTACATGATTGCGTCAAGTGTACTTCGCTTCTGATGAAGTATTTGAATAGACAAAAATAACATTAAATGGCCTTTCCTGAGTTGAAGCACGGTTCAttggattttatttttttttctaaaaaataggtTACAGAGTTATAATTTCTATATTAAGTTCCTTAACAACATTAACACTTAAGGAGATAATTTATTTATCCAAATTTGATCTAAATATTTATCCAAGTTATGGatattttatctttctttttaacaAATTTGCTCTAAATATTAGAGTGCTTACGGTGGTAGAATGTATTTACCAATTATGGAGTTGTTGAAAACTTGAGCAAAAGAAGGATGGTATACCAAGTTTTTTCTAGTTTGGGCATTTtgaattatacatatataaattcaaTATTATTCCCTAGATATAGTGGTTGAGGCATCTTGCTGTTTATACATTAAAGATGTTttgctattttttctttttggtggattaGATTGTATCAGAGTTATGGAAGACAGTGGAATCTTTTGGATTTCTCGAAGTTGAAACTCTAGTTCTACAGGTTTGTGGATTTTCTAACCATTTTATGGTCATATGGTTCATATCAAGATTTAGCATTTCTATAATGGAATTTGACTTTATAGTTTGGCTGAGTTCTTATGTAAGATTACCGTTACTTCTTGTGATGCTTGTTCAATTGCTTAGCTTTTGTTCTTGGCCAAGATA from Humulus lupulus chromosome 5, drHumLupu1.1, whole genome shotgun sequence encodes the following:
- the LOC133779265 gene encoding lysine--tRNA ligase, chloroplastic/mitochondrial-like is translated as MINAMHYAKVHGATIDDRNQKANVVDSKPSSSKRKNKNKKKSNEKDNDKQEKKPKKSSKGNENKENKDNKTSKKKQPKGTCFHCGVEGHWKRNYPNYLSHLFKTSSSSATAFRERRSSSSFSSSPLLIHSCSSAATATNPNIHNRRSSSSASSTTSSPESVRAIRLQNIEELRSKGLEPYAYKWDRTHSANQLEETYKNLENGEEMNGEQDNVSIAGRIVARRAFGKLAFLTLRDDFGTIQYGRILTQVVQCLKQLYCEKERFLSDQFDELKNLVDIGDILGASGSIKRTEKGELSVYVNSFAILTKSLLPLPDKYHGLTHVDKHYRQWYIDMISNPEVADVFQKRAKIVSELWKTVESFGFLEVETLVLQE